GCTGATCCTGGGGCCCTGGATCCCCAACCATCAGCCCAGCTGGGTGAAGCTCACCCTGGCCGGCGCCCGGGAGGCCCTGCGCTGGGGGTGCAACGACCTGGGCGGCACCCTCATGGAGGAGCACATCACCACCATGGCGGGGGCCCGTGGTGGCACCGCCCAGAGCCCTGCAGCCCTCCGTGAGGCCGCCCGGCAGCTGGGACGGCCGGCACGGCAGCGCACCACCCTCTACACGCCGGTGCCATGACCTGGCGAAGCCTCAACTGGCCCGCCGCAAGCGGGCTGAAGCTGCATGGGCCGCGGCTTCCCCTGCGGATCACGGCCGCCACCACGCTGCTGCTGCTGCTGGGGCCGGCCGTGGCGCTGTGGCAGCTGCCGCGGCCGCGGGCCGAGGGGCTGGCTCGCCTGCTGGCCCAGGCGGCCCTGCTGCAGAGCTTTCCGGCGGCTCCCAGCCGGCCGGTGCCGCGGCTCTGGCAGGAGCGCCTCGGTGCAGCCACCGCCACCCGGCTCTGGTCCCAGCAGCGCCGTCTGTGGTGGCAGTTCTGGGGCCGCCAGGGGGACGGCCCCGCCTATCTGGTGCTGCCCATGCCCCGGCCCATGCTCACCGGCGCCCTGGCCCGCCCCGCCCACAGCGTCGTGGTGGACGACCTGCTGGTGGTGGCCGCCGATCCCCTCTCCCATCGCCTGCTCACCGATGAGCTCAGGCGGTTGCCCCGCCAGCGCCGCGGCCTCGAGCAACGCTGCCTGGCGCGGCTGGAGCGGGAGCAGGCGGCCTTCTGGACCTCCGGCGCCTTCGGGGTGATGGCCGGCCCGGTGGCACCGCTGCTGCAGAGCTTCCAGGAGGGGTGTGTGAGCCTGGAGCTCAGCGGTGGCGATCTGGCGGCCCGGGGAGAAGCGGCTGGGGTCGCCGCTCTCCTCGCCCCCGAGCCCCCCGCCGTGAGCGAGGCCCAGGTCAGCTCCGTGCGGCGTGGGCAGCCGCTGGAGGGCGGCAGCCTGCTGGTGCTGGAGGGGCGCAGCCTGGACGTGCTGCTCCAGGGCCTGCTCGGCCGCCAGCTGATCCGCGACCCCCTCGCCACCCGCTACGGGGTCGGCCCTGCCGAGCTGGCGCTGCTGCGGCGCAGTCCGTTCCGTCTGTCCCTGCGCCCGTTGCCATCCGGCCCCTTTCAGGCCGGTCTACTGCTCCAGCTCGCCCCCGGCGCCGACCGGCGGGTGTGGGCCGAGCTGCTCAACCAGTTGCGCGAGCGCCTCGAGCAGGAGGGCCTCAGCGACGCGGCAGCTCCTGCCGTGCGCCCTGCCGGTGAGCCCGTGGGCTCCACCACGCTGCCCGCCAGCGTCTGGCGCCGGGAGGACGGGGTTGTGGTGGGCGGATGGCGCTGGATCAGCCGGCCGGGCGCCGCGCCGGAACTGCTGCTCTTTCTGGGGCCTGACCCCACGCCTGCCGCGTCGGTTCCGGTGGCCACGGGTGCCGAGGCCCCCCTGCTTCGCCTGGACCTTCAGCCGAAGGGGCTGGCCGGCCTGGGGCTGATGCCCCCCAGCCTGCCGGTCACCCTGATCAACGCCGAGCGGTTCACCGTGGTGGCCGAGAGACCGGCGGACGAACGCAGACCGATCAGTGCGCTGTGGGGGCGTCTGCAGGTGCCGACGGCGCAGCGGGAGCCGCCTCCGCCTCCGGCGCGCTCTCCATCGCCGTCTCCGCAGCCACCTCCGTCAGGGACCCCGCAGCCGCGTCCCTGAGGGCGGCCTGTTGCCGTTCCCGCTTGCGGCGCTCGGCCGCCACGGTTTCCTCCATCAGCGCCACCGCCTGGGCGAGTTTCTCCAGATTGGTTGCGTAGAGGCTGAGGTCCTTGTCGACCCGCTCCCGCAACAGCCCGATCGCACCGGCGAGTTCCTGCGCGAAGGAGCGCAGGGTGCCTGGATCCATCGCGTCCGCCCCCTGGGCCTCCTCCAGCAGGCTGAGCAGTCCCACGGCCATCAGACGCGAGTAGTGGAAATCGGGACGGCGGATGCTGGCCAGGGCCGAGGCCAGGGGCTCGGGTGCACCGTCCCCCTGCCGCTCGATCCAGCCTTTCACTTCCTCCACGCTGTGGTTGCCCATGGCCGCGCGGCTCGCTTCCGCTTCACGGCGCAGGGCCTCGGCGTCGAAGCCGGTGGCCGAGCAGAGGGCGGCCAGCAGGACGGGCTTGTGCTCGCTGGGCCGGTACCCCTTGGCAAAGCCGTCGAACACCTGGATCAGGCCGCAGGCGAACAGCGGGTTGGCCTCGAAACCGCGCTGCCGGCTCAGGAGGTGCAGCTCCACCAGCAGCTCGTCCACCATGCGCCGGTACAGGGGCGCAATCACGTAGGGGAAGGCGCGGTGAAAAGCCCGCTTGCTGTCGGAGACGGTCAGGGCGGCGCTCACTCTGCTCGGCATCAGGGGTGAGGCGACCCTAGCCGCCCAGGCTCAGTAGGATCGCGCCAGTTCATTCACCATCCCCATGATCCCGATCGTGATTGAGGAGTCGGGCCGGGGAGAACGCGCGTTCGACATCTATTCCCGGCTGCTGCGGGAACGGATCGTGTTTCTCGGGGAGCCGGTGACGGCCGAGTCCGCCAACCGGATCGTTGCCCAGTTGCTGTTCCTCGAAGCGGAAGACCCGGAGAAGGACATCTTCCTGTACATCAACTCCCCAGGCGGTTCCGTCTACGACGGTCTCGGCATCTTCGACACCATGCAGCACATCAAGCCCGATGTGCAGACGGTGTGCGTCGGTCTGGCGGCGTCCATGGGCGCCTTCCTGCTCTGCGCGGGCACCAAGGGAAAGCGCAGCAGCCTCACCCACTCGCGGATCATGATTCACCAGCCCCTCGGTGGTGCCCGCGGCCAGGCCAGCGACATCCGCATCCAGGCCGACGAGATCCTCTACCTCAAGCAGAAGCTGAATCAGGAGCTGGCCGACCGCACCGGTCAGCCCATGACCCGCATCGAGGAGGACACTGACCGCGACTTCTTCATGTCACCGGCCGAGGCCATGGCCTACGGCCTGATCGACAAGGTGATCGAGAAGCGCGCGGTGCGCCCGGTCTGACGCGGGGCGCCCGCTCTGACAGCACGGTCCTGGTGTCTGCGGTCCGGACTCTGCCGGACCCCGGATTCGGAGAGGGACACAGAGAAAAGGGCTCACCAGGATCCTCTGGTGAGCCCTTTTGTGTTCCCCAAGGTTCCTGGAGGTTGGGGTCGTGGAGGTTGTCGCGGCGGCTCCGCTCAGGCGGCCGGGAAGGCCGCTTCGGTGAGCAACGGCGAGAACCGCTCCTTCTCGGGAATGGTGGTGAATTCCGACACCAGGGCGCGGAACTCATCTCCATCGAGGCTTTCCTTCTCGATCAGGAGCTCCACCACCCGGTCCATGCAGGTGCGGTGCTCGGCCACCAGACGCACCGTGTCCTCGTAGCAGGTCTGCACGATCTGGCGCACGGCATCGTCGATGCGGCTGGCCATCCGGTCGGAGCCGTCACTGCGGGTCATCAGATCGCGCCCGAGGAACACCTCCTGATTGCCCGCCTCCAGGGAGAACTGACCGAGGTCGCTCATGCCGAAGCGGGTGACCATCTGGCGGGCGATCGAGGCCACCTGCTGGATGTCACCACCGGCGCCGGTGGTCACCTCGGCATGGCCGAAGACCACCTCCTCGGCGGCGCGACCGCCCAGGGCGCCCATGATCCGGGCCCGGAGCTGGGCCTTGCTCACCAGCATCTGCTCCTCGTCCGGTGAGAACCAGGTGAGGCCCTGGGCCTGGCCCCGCGGAATCAGGGTGACCTTCTGCACCGGGTCGTGGGCCTTGACCAGGGTGCCCACCAGGGCGTGGCCCACCTCGTGGTAGGCGATCAGACGCTTGCTGCGACCATCGGTGAGGGGCTTGCCCTCCATGCCGGCGATCACCCGGTCCACGGCATCGTCGATCTCCGCCAGGGTGGTGGCCTCCTTGCGGCGACGGGCCGTGAGGATGGCCGCCTCGTTGAGGAGGTTGGCCAGGTCGGCCCCAGAGAAGCCCGGGGTGCGGCGGGCGATGGTCTCGAGACTCACGTCCTCGGCCAGCTTCTTGTTGCGGGAATGCACCTTCAGGATGGAGAGGCGGCCCTTGATGTCGGGCACATCCACCTGCACCTGACGATCGAAGCGGCCGGGCCGCAGCAGCGCTGAATCGAGCACATCGGCCCGGTTGGTGGCCGCAATGATGATGATGCCGCTGTTGCCCTCGAAGCCATCCATCTCGGTGAGCAGCTGGTTGAGGGTCTGCTCCCGCTCATCGTTGCCGCCGCCCACGCCGGCGCCCCGCTGGCGGCCCACCGCATCGATCTCGTCGATGAAGATCAGGCAGGGGCTGTTCTCCTTGGCGCGCTTGAACAGGTCGCGCACGCGGCTGGCGCCCACGCCCACGAACATCTCCACGAACTCCGAGCCGGAGAGGGAGAAGAACGGCACCCCGGCTTCGCCGGCGATGGCCTTGGCCAGCAGCGTCTTGCCGGTGCCGGGGGGGCCCACCAGCAGCACCCCCTTGGGGATGCGGGCGCCCACGGAGGTGAAGCGTTCAGGGGTCTTCAGGAAGGTCACCACCTCCTCGAGGTCCTGCTTGGCTTCCTCCACGCCAGCCACGTCATCGAACTTCACGCCGGTTTCGGCTTCCATGGCGAAACGCGCCTTGGTCTTGCCGAACTGCATGGCCTGGCCCGGACCACCGGGCATGCCGCTGGAACGGCGGGCCAGGAAGATCAGCGAACCGATCAGCAGCAGGGGGAACAGCAGGTTGCCAAGGATGCCCAGCACGGGTGGCGCCTGCCGCGGGGGATGGACGTCGAAGCTGATGCCCTGATCCTTGAGCTT
This sequence is a window from Cyanobium sp. PCC 7001. Protein-coding genes within it:
- the psb29 gene encoding photosystem II biogenesis protein Psp29, which codes for MSAALTVSDSKRAFHRAFPYVIAPLYRRMVDELLVELHLLSRQRGFEANPLFACGLIQVFDGFAKGYRPSEHKPVLLAALCSATGFDAEALRREAEASRAAMGNHSVEEVKGWIERQGDGAPEPLASALASIRRPDFHYSRLMAVGLLSLLEEAQGADAMDPGTLRSFAQELAGAIGLLRERVDKDLSLYATNLEKLAQAVALMEETVAAERRKRERQQAALRDAAAGSLTEVAAETAMESAPEAEAAPAAPSAPADAPTAH
- the clpP gene encoding ATP-dependent Clp endopeptidase proteolytic subunit ClpP, translated to MIPIVIEESGRGERAFDIYSRLLRERIVFLGEPVTAESANRIVAQLLFLEAEDPEKDIFLYINSPGGSVYDGLGIFDTMQHIKPDVQTVCVGLAASMGAFLLCAGTKGKRSSLTHSRIMIHQPLGGARGQASDIRIQADEILYLKQKLNQELADRTGQPMTRIEEDTDRDFFMSPAEAMAYGLIDKVIEKRAVRPV
- the ftsH gene encoding ATP-dependent zinc metalloprotease FtsH codes for the protein MNQRWRLIVLWLLPLAVVAFLGWQILSSGGIGNLSPKGPTTAPRNAAVARMSYGRFLDYVDAGRVTAVDIFDGGRSAVIEAVDPELDNRVQRLRVDLPGVAPELVNKLKDQGISFDVHPPRQAPPVLGILGNLLFPLLLIGSLIFLARRSSGMPGGPGQAMQFGKTKARFAMEAETGVKFDDVAGVEEAKQDLEEVVTFLKTPERFTSVGARIPKGVLLVGPPGTGKTLLAKAIAGEAGVPFFSLSGSEFVEMFVGVGASRVRDLFKRAKENSPCLIFIDEIDAVGRQRGAGVGGGNDEREQTLNQLLTEMDGFEGNSGIIIIAATNRADVLDSALLRPGRFDRQVQVDVPDIKGRLSILKVHSRNKKLAEDVSLETIARRTPGFSGADLANLLNEAAILTARRRKEATTLAEIDDAVDRVIAGMEGKPLTDGRSKRLIAYHEVGHALVGTLVKAHDPVQKVTLIPRGQAQGLTWFSPDEEQMLVSKAQLRARIMGALGGRAAEEVVFGHAEVTTGAGGDIQQVASIARQMVTRFGMSDLGQFSLEAGNQEVFLGRDLMTRSDGSDRMASRIDDAVRQIVQTCYEDTVRLVAEHRTCMDRVVELLIEKESLDGDEFRALVSEFTTIPEKERFSPLLTEAAFPAA